The following coding sequences lie in one Glycine max cultivar Williams 82 chromosome 19, Glycine_max_v4.0, whole genome shotgun sequence genomic window:
- the LOC100781164 gene encoding LOW QUALITY PROTEIN: noroxomaritidine synthase (The sequence of the model RefSeq protein was modified relative to this genomic sequence to represent the inferred CDS: inserted 1 base in 1 codon; deleted 1 base in 1 codon; substituted 1 base at 1 genomic stop codon), with amino-acid sequence MIPSYMIELQKLLDRYPTSELNSFWLKNLFLVALEQLGDSLEEIRSFAFDGNMLWGSNSDLFHSLFKQKSFEAFLEKTILNKVQNSLLPMLDHLQKQGSQVDLQDVFNRFTFDNICSLVLGNDPNCLSIDFPEVAIEKAFNEAEESIFFRHITPKCVWKLQKWLQIGQEKKITEACKTFDRFIHARIASKMKXGEGHHVDLLTALMREGKGHDDRFLRDAVFNLFVARRDTITSALTWFFWLVVTNHLVEKKILGEMKEKFGTNEKSSLGVFSVEEVKKLVCLHGALCEALRLFPPIPFERKQAIKTDMLPSGHRVNPKTMILFSLHSMGRFEEIWGEDCLEFKPERWIXISQKGGIFYVPSYKFIAFNAGPRTCLGKDSSFIQMKMVTTAILHKYDRIQVVEGFVATPSLSIVLLMKDGL; translated from the exons ATGATTCCATCATACATGATTGAGTTGCAAAAACTTCTGGATAGGTATCCTACATCTGAATTGAATTCTTTCTGGTTAAAGAATCTCTTTTTAGTTGCTCTGGAACAATTAGGAGATTCTCTAGAAGAAATACGGAGTTTTGCTTTTGATGGCAACATGCTATGGGGTTCCAACAGTGATCTCTTCCATTCCCTCTTTAAGCAGAAAAGCTTCGAGGCGTTTCTAGAGAAAACCATTCTCAATAAGGTGCAAAATAGCCTCCTTCCAATGTTGGATCATCTACAGAAACAAGGGAGCCAGGTGGATCTTCAAGATGTCTTCAATCGCTTCACTTTCGATAACATATGTTCTTTAGTTCTTGGAAATGACCCTAATTGCCTTTCCATTGATTTTCCTGAAGTTGCAATTGAGAAGGCTTTTAATGAAGCCGAAGAGTCCATATTCTTCAGACACATAACGCCAAAGTGTGTTTGGAAGCTGCAGAAATGGCTTCAAATTGgtcaagagaaaaagatcaCGGAAGCGTGCAAAACATTTGATCGATTCATACATGCACGTATAGCATCTAAGATGA AGGGTGAAGGTCATCATGTGGACTTGCTAACAGCTTTGATGAGAGAAGGAAAGGGACATGACGATAGATTTCTAAGGGATGCCGTGTTTAATCTTTTTGTGGCTAGGAGAGATACCATAACTTCAGCTCTCACGTGGTTCTTTTGGCTTGTTGTGACAAACCACTTAGTGGAAAAAAAGATTCTTGGGGAGATGAAAGAGAAGTTTGGGACCAATGAAAAGTCATCACTAGGGGTATTCAGTGTGGAGGAAGTGAAAAAGCTAGTTTGTCTGCATGGTGCTTTATGTGAAGCATTGAGGCTCTTTCCTCCTATACCTTTTGAGCGCAAGCAAGCAATCAAAACCGACATGCTTCCTAGTGGTCATCGAGTTAATCCCAAAACaatgatattattttctttgCATTCAATGGGAAGATTTGAAGAAATATGGGGAGAAGATTGTTTGGAGTTTAAGCCAGAGAGATGGATATAGATCTCACAGAAAGGAGGTATTTTTTACGTACCATCTTACAAATTTATTGCTTTTAATGCAGGACCCAGGACTTGTTTGGGCAAAGACTCATCCTTCATTCAAATGAAGATGGTGACAACTGCTATTTTGCACAAGTAT GATCGTATCCAAGTGGTGGAGGGTTTTGTTGCTACTCCAAGCCTTTCAATTGTTCTTCTTATGAAGGATGGTTTATAA
- the LOC100781709 gene encoding alkane hydroxylase MAH1, whose protein sequence is MAMLVYEAVIVTAVLCMLYFLHRKRCCRHPLFPDYPIIGMLPPVLCNLWRAHDLISDVLKQHGGTGEFTGPWFTIMNCLISSDPINVHHVMSKNFHNYVKGPVFRDIFQAFGDGIFTADSEAWKYNRDLFHSLFKNRSFEFFLEKTIQNKVQNSLLPMLDHMHQQRKVVDLQDVFGRFTFDNICSLVLGYDPNCLSVDIPEVAIEKAFNEAEESIFYRHTVPKCVWKLQKWLQIGQEKKMTEACKTLDQFIHACIASKRVELSNDNEMGEAHHVDLITALMREKQTHDDRFIRDAVFNLFVAGRDTITSALTWFFWLVATNPLVEAKILEEIKEKLETNEKTLGVLSVEKVKKLVYLHGAICETLRLFPPIPFERKLAIKADMLPSGHRVNPRTMILISLYAMGRLEETWGKDCLEFKPERWISEKGGIVYVPSYKFIAFNAGPRTCLGKDLSFIQMKMVAAAILYKYHVQVVEDYVATPSLSIVLLIKDGLKVMITKREI, encoded by the coding sequence ATGGCCATGCTTGTTTATGAGGCTGTAATAGTTACAGCAGTCCTCTGCATGCTATACTTCCTACATCGGAAACGATGTTGCAGACACCCTCTCTTCCCTGACTACCCCATCATCGGCATGCTACCACCAGTTCTCTGCAATTTGTGGCGCGCCCATGATTTAATATCCGATGTATTGAAACAACATGGGGGCACTGGTGAGTTCACTGGACCTTGGTTCACCATCATGAACTGTTTGATCTCTAGTGACCCCATCAACGTGCACCACGTCATGAGCAAGAATTTCCACAACTACGTCAAGGGACCCGTCTTCCGTGACATTTTTCAAGCCTTCGGAGACGGGATTTTCACCGCTGATTCCGAGGCCTGGAAATACAACAGGGATCTCTTCCATTCTCTCTTTAAAAACAGAAGCTTCGAGTTTTTTCTGGAGAAAACCATTCAGAATAAGGTGCAGAATAGCCTCCTTCCAATGTTGGATCATATGCACCAACAAAGGAAGGTGGTGGATCTTCAAGATGTCTTCGGTCGCTTCACTTTCGATAACATATGTTCTTTAGTTCTTGGATATGACCCCAATTGCCTCTCCGTTGATATTCCTGAAGTTGCAATTGAGAAGGCTTTTAACGAAGCAGAAGAGTCCATATTCTACAGACATACAGTGCCAAAGTGTGTTTGGAAGCTGCAGAAATGGCTTCAAATTGGTCAAGAGAAGAAGATGACAGAAGCATGTAAAACACTTGATCAATTCATACATGCATGCATAGCTTCCAAGAGGGTAGAGCTAAGCAACGACAATGAAATGGGTGAAGCTCATCATGTTGACTTGATAACAGCTTTGAtgagagaaaaacaaacacacGACGATAGATTTATACGAGACGCTGTGTTTAATCTTTTTGTGGCTGGAAGAGATACCATAACTTCAGCTCTCACGTGGTTCTTTTGGCTTGTTGCCACAAACCCCTTAGTGGAAGCCAAGATTCTTGAAGAGATCAAAGAAAAGTTAGAAACCAATGAAAAGACGCTTGGGGTTTTAAGTGTAGAGAAGGTTAAAAAGCTAGTTTATCTGCATGGTGCTATATGCGAAACATTGAGGCTCTTTCCTCCTATACCTTTTGAGCGCAAGCTAGCAATTAAAGCTGACATGCTTCCTAGTGGTCATCGTGTTAATCCAAGAAcaatgatattaatttctttgtaTGCGATGGGAAGACTTGAAGAAACATGGGGAAAAGATTGTTTGGAGTTCAAACCAGAGAGATGGATCTCAGAGAAAGGAGGTATTGTCTATGTGCCATCTTACAAATTCATAGCTTTTAATGCAGGACCTAGGACTTGCTTGGGCAAAGACTTGTCCTTCATTCAAATGAAGATGGTGGCAGCTGCTATTTTATACAAGTATCATGTCCAAGTGGTGGAAGATTATGTTGCTACTCCAAGCCTTTCCATTGTTCTTCTCATAAAGGATGGTTTGAAGGTAATGAtaacaaaaagagaaatttaa